The following are encoded in a window of Methanocalculus alkaliphilus genomic DNA:
- a CDS encoding HEAT repeat domain-containing protein: protein MNELEGKIEQLRDADPDIRSYAAKSLGKMRAAEAIDPLLEALRDDEAVVRRRAARALGKIRDPLAVPDLIAVLEDGARNVRKDAAKALGNIRDHQAAGPLIAAMTDTSADVREAAVRALGKIRTVSAVEPLTAALQDSSEDVREAAAKALGAMRSQRAVGPLSAALEDTSEDVRKAAAKALGRIRSPQAVDDLTATLQDRSKSVRKRAAKALKKVQK, encoded by the coding sequence ATGAATGAATTAGAAGGAAAAATTGAGCAACTCAGAGATGCTGATCCCGATATCAGGAGTTATGCAGCGAAATCACTCGGGAAGATGCGGGCAGCTGAGGCAATTGATCCCCTCCTCGAGGCTCTGAGGGATGACGAGGCTGTGGTCCGGAGGCGGGCTGCCAGGGCCCTTGGAAAAATTCGTGATCCGCTCGCAGTCCCGGATCTGATCGCAGTCCTTGAGGATGGTGCGCGGAATGTACGGAAGGATGCTGCTAAAGCACTTGGAAATATCCGTGATCATCAGGCGGCCGGGCCTCTTATTGCTGCCATGACGGATACATCAGCGGATGTCCGGGAAGCAGCTGTCAGGGCGCTTGGGAAGATCCGGACCGTATCGGCAGTCGAGCCGCTTACTGCGGCATTGCAGGATTCTTCAGAAGATGTCCGTGAGGCAGCCGCAAAAGCACTTGGTGCGATGCGCTCGCAGCGAGCTGTCGGCCCGCTCAGTGCCGCACTCGAGGATACGTCAGAAGATGTGCGGAAGGCTGCTGCAAAGGCACTTGGCCGTATTCGTAGTCCACAGGCCGTTGATGATCTCACTGCAACACTGCAGGACAGATCGAAGAGTGTTCGGAAGCGTGCTGCAAAAGCCTTGAAAAAAGTACAAAAATAG